One genomic window of Sphingopyxis sp. OPL5 includes the following:
- the folE gene encoding GTP cyclohydrolase I FolE, which yields MLHVPPFSPTVDGAIPPEVLASVETLLRWVGEDPQREGLLDTPQRVARAWRNYCEGYDEDPAVHLSRTFAEVGGYDEIVLLRDIPFQSHCEHHMAPITGKASIAYLPRDRVVGISKLARVLNGYARRLQVQERLTAEVARCIWDNLRPHGVAVVIDAQHGCMTGRGVRTPGVGMVTSRLLGCFLDDQRSRKEVLALMGY from the coding sequence ATGCTTCACGTGCCCCCTTTCAGTCCCACAGTTGACGGCGCGATACCCCCCGAGGTTCTCGCGTCGGTCGAGACGCTGCTCCGCTGGGTCGGCGAGGACCCTCAGCGCGAAGGCCTGCTCGACACACCGCAGCGCGTCGCACGTGCCTGGAGGAATTATTGCGAGGGTTATGACGAGGATCCGGCGGTGCACCTGTCGCGCACCTTTGCAGAGGTGGGCGGCTATGACGAGATCGTCTTGCTGCGCGACATCCCGTTCCAGTCGCATTGCGAGCATCATATGGCGCCGATCACCGGAAAGGCGTCGATCGCCTACCTTCCCCGCGACCGCGTCGTCGGCATCTCCAAGCTCGCGCGCGTACTGAACGGCTATGCACGCCGGCTGCAGGTGCAGGAGCGGCTGACCGCCGAGGTCGCCCGATGCATCTGGGACAATCTCCGTCCGCACGGCGTCGCCGTGGTGATCGACGCCCAGCATGGCTGCATGACCGGGCGCGGCGTGCGCACGCCCGGCGTCGGCATGGTCACGAGCCGGCTCCTCGGCTGCTTCCTCGACGACCAGCGGAGCCGCAAGGAAGTGCTGGCACTGATGGGCTATTGA
- the trpB gene encoding tryptophan synthase subunit beta — translation MTQGSQPSDDPGHLPNSLRRQPDDGGHFGKFGGRFVPETLMPLILDLEREYRAAKRDPAFQAEFDDLLEHYVGRPSPLYFAPRLTSALGGAQIWFKRDELNHTGAHKINNCVGQILLAIRMGKRRIIAETGAGQHGVATATVCARFGLPCVVYMGAADIARQAPNVFRMKLLGAEVVPVTAGAATLKDAMNEALRDWVAHVEDTFYIIGTAAGPHPYPELVRDFQSVIGREARAQMLARTGRLPDLLVAAIGGGSNAIGLFHPFLDDPMVKMLGVEAAGHGLDEAHAASLAGGRPGILHGNKTYLLQDDDGQIVEGHSISAGLDYPGIGPEHAWLKDIGRVDYTSATDAEALDAFQLLCSTEGIIPALEPSHAVAAVVRIAPAMPKDSIIIVNMCGRGDKDIFSVAQHLGVEL, via the coding sequence ATGACTCAGGGGTCGCAACCCTCCGACGATCCTGGCCATCTTCCGAACAGCTTGCGCAGGCAGCCGGACGACGGGGGGCATTTCGGGAAATTCGGGGGCCGCTTCGTCCCCGAAACGCTCATGCCCCTCATCCTCGATCTGGAGCGCGAATATCGAGCCGCAAAACGGGACCCGGCCTTCCAGGCCGAGTTCGACGATCTGCTCGAACATTATGTCGGCCGTCCCAGCCCGCTATACTTCGCGCCGCGCTTGACGTCCGCGCTCGGCGGCGCGCAAATCTGGTTCAAGCGCGACGAACTCAACCACACCGGCGCCCACAAGATCAACAACTGCGTCGGGCAGATCCTGCTCGCGATCCGAATGGGCAAAAGGCGCATCATCGCGGAAACGGGCGCGGGCCAGCACGGGGTGGCTACTGCAACCGTCTGCGCGCGCTTTGGCCTGCCCTGCGTCGTCTATATGGGCGCCGCCGATATCGCGCGCCAGGCGCCCAATGTCTTCCGCATGAAGCTGCTGGGCGCCGAAGTCGTGCCCGTCACGGCCGGCGCCGCGACCCTCAAGGACGCGATGAACGAGGCGCTGCGCGACTGGGTCGCCCATGTCGAGGACACCTTCTACATCATCGGCACCGCAGCCGGTCCCCACCCCTATCCGGAGCTTGTGCGCGATTTCCAGAGCGTGATCGGCAGGGAAGCGCGGGCGCAGATGCTGGCCCGTACCGGCCGCCTGCCCGATCTCCTGGTCGCCGCGATCGGCGGCGGATCGAATGCGATCGGTCTCTTTCACCCGTTCCTCGACGACCCGATGGTGAAGATGCTCGGCGTCGAGGCGGCCGGGCATGGCCTCGACGAGGCGCACGCCGCGTCACTGGCCGGCGGGCGTCCCGGCATTCTTCACGGCAACAAGACCTATCTGCTGCAGGATGACGACGGGCAGATCGTCGAAGGCCATTCGATCAGCGCTGGCCTCGATTATCCCGGCATCGGCCCCGAGCATGCATGGCTCAAGGACATCGGACGGGTGGACTATACCTCCGCGACCGACGCCGAAGCGCTGGACGCCTTTCAGCTACTTTGCAGCACAGAGGGTATCATCCCGGCGCTTGAGCCCAGTCACGCCGTCGCCGCGGTTGTCAGGATCGCGCCGGCGATGCCGAAAGATAGTATCATCATCGTCAACATGTGCGGACGCGGGGACAAGGACATATTCTCCGTGGCCCAGCATCTTGGCGTGGAACTTTGA
- a CDS encoding response regulator, with protein sequence MMIRVLLVEDDPLVAMMLEGYLDVLEHEIVAAAATVAEALDLVAKRDFDLAILDVHLADGKTSEAVAAALSDAGKAFIATSGDATIMAAEFDGRPVLRKPFRIAELERAIAAITG encoded by the coding sequence ATGATGATAAGGGTGCTTCTTGTTGAAGACGATCCGCTGGTGGCGATGATGCTCGAGGGGTATCTCGACGTGCTTGAACACGAGATCGTGGCGGCCGCAGCGACCGTCGCGGAGGCGCTGGATCTCGTCGCGAAGCGAGATTTCGACCTCGCAATATTGGATGTTCACCTTGCCGATGGCAAAACGAGCGAGGCGGTCGCTGCCGCGTTGAGCGATGCCGGGAAGGCTTTCATAGCGACGAGCGGAGATGCGACGATCATGGCGGCTGAATTTGATGGCCGGCCAGTTCTTCGCAAACCTTTCAGGATTGCCGAGCTCGAACGGGCAATCGCCGCTATAACGGGGTAG
- a CDS encoding DUF1993 domain-containing protein: MAYAPLRNAGLAIGKMDFMPHMARHQVAPEYDRRAGSGL, encoded by the coding sequence ATGGCTTACGCGCCGCTGCGCAACGCAGGTCTTGCCATCGGCAAGATGGATTTCATGCCGCACATGGCCCGTCACCAAGTCGCGCCCGAATACGACCGTCGAGCAGGCTCCGGCCTGTGA